The nucleotide sequence TATGCGATCCGCCTCTGCAATGGCTTTTAGCGCACGTTGCACACCGATACGCTCAACCTGATCATCGGTATTACGCAAGCCAGCGGTATCGACCACGTGCAGTGGCATACCGTCTATGTGGATATGCTCGCGCAGTACATCACGCGTAGTGCCGGCGATCTCAGTGACGATGGCCGCTTCACGACCGGCCAACGCATTGAGCAAGCTGGACTTACCGGCGTTGGGTCGACCTGCTATCACCACGGTCATGCCATCGCGTAACAAAGCACCTTGCCCAGCTTCGCGTATAACGCCTGCCAAGTCGTCGCGAACGCCATTAAGCAGACTCAGAACATGGCCATCCGCGAGAAAGTCGATTTCTTCTTCCGGGAAGTCGATGGCCGCTTCGACATAGATCCGCAGGCTAATCAGACGTTCTGTCAGGCCATGCACGCGCCGTGAAAATTCTCCCTGCAGCGAGCGCAAGGCATTGCGCGCGGCCTGCTCAGAGCTGGCTTCGATCAGATCGGCAATAGCCTCGGCTTGGGCCAGGTCGAGTTTGTCATTGAGGAACGCACGCTCGCTGAATTCACCCGGTCGGGCTAAACGGGCGCCCAGTTGTACACAGCGGCGCAGCAGTAAATCGAGCACCACCGGCCCACCGTGGCCCTGCAATTCCAGCACATCTTCACCGGTAAAAGAATTAGGCCCCGGGAAGTACAGCGCCAGGCCTTCATCGATGACCTGTTCGGCATCCGCAAAGAACGGTCCGTAGTGGGCGTAACGCGGTTTTAACCGACGCTGGCAAATAGCTTGTGCTAGTTGATTTGCCAGAGGCCCGGAAACACGCACGATCCCCACACCACCGCGCCCTTGGGCGGTGGCGACAGCGGCAATGGTTTCAGTCACGGTTGGCATACGGTTCTCCTGAATGCGGCATAGCAAAACGCCCCTGAAAAGGGGCGTTTGTTACAGCGTAGAAGCTATCACTGCCTAAGCGTCTGCGGCTCTGGCGGCGGCTTCAATCTTGCGCGTAATGTACCACTGCTGAGCGATGGACAAGACGTTGTTGACCACCCAGTACAGCACCAGACCAGCCGGGAACCAGAGGAAGAAGAAGGTAAAGATGATTGGCATCATCTTCAGCACTTTAGCTTGCATCGGGTCTGGCGGTGTTGGGTTGAGCTGCTGCTGAATAAACATGGTGGCGCCCATGATGATCGGCAGGATGAAGTACGGATCTTTAATCGCCAGATCGGTTATCCACAGCAACCAAGGCGCTTGGCGCATTTCTACGCTTTCCAGCAAGGTCCAGTAAAGCGCGAGGAACACGGGCATCTGCACCAAAATCGGTAAGCAACCACCTAGGGGATTGATCTTCTCTTTTTTGTACAGCTCCATCATCGCCTGCGACATTTTCTGGCGATCTTCGCCAAACTGCTCTTTCAGCGCTGCCAACTTAGGCGCTACGGCGCGCATGCGGGCCATAGATTTGTAGCTGGCGGCGGACAACGGGAAAAAGATCAGCTTGATGATCACCGTCAACATGATGATCGACCAGCCCCAGTTACCGAGCAGGCTATGGATATGTTCCAG is from Pseudomonas sp. TMP9 and encodes:
- the mnmE gene encoding tRNA uridine-5-carboxymethylaminomethyl(34) synthesis GTPase MnmE; translated protein: MPTVTETIAAVATAQGRGGVGIVRVSGPLANQLAQAICQRRLKPRYAHYGPFFADAEQVIDEGLALYFPGPNSFTGEDVLELQGHGGPVVLDLLLRRCVQLGARLARPGEFSERAFLNDKLDLAQAEAIADLIEASSEQAARNALRSLQGEFSRRVHGLTERLISLRIYVEAAIDFPEEEIDFLADGHVLSLLNGVRDDLAGVIREAGQGALLRDGMTVVIAGRPNAGKSSLLNALAGREAAIVTEIAGTTRDVLREHIHIDGMPLHVVDTAGLRNTDDQVERIGVQRALKAIAEADRILLVVDATAPEADDPFALWPEFLDLRPDPANVTLIRNKADLSGESVMLEVCNDRHVTISLSAKSTEGLDLLREHLKACMGYEQTSESSFSARRRHLEALQQASTHLEHGHAQLTLAGAGELLAEDLRMAQQALGEITGAFSSDDLLGRIFSSFCIGK